Proteins from a genomic interval of Phlebotomus papatasi isolate M1 chromosome 3, Ppap_2.1, whole genome shotgun sequence:
- the LOC129806274 gene encoding lipase member I isoform X1, with the protein MKKLLGFLALAALIVGLWLGLRPSNAKLEKTKMFFFYGPSFADNKVYELNDTATVLKHPKFDTNRPTVLYLHGYLESMEVESIQVIADAYLARNDHNILILDWAELADGNYLIDAFPNLKPLASALAACILKMAMDGLRLDKFHVVGHSMGGQLAGYIGREVIKQSEKGAKLKRITALDPAFPGFYFPLKFTGALNSKDADFVDVIHTDAWLYGAPFATGHVDFWPNRGKTLQPGCPKRNYKMLTDNDLCSHRRSWRFWAESVTEKNRPSFHSVKCSSWDKFKAGDFDKSEPVVLMGIDCPSGISGNYYLQTNGEPPYSKGSSGTSYAA; encoded by the exons ATGAAGAAGCTGTTGGGATTCCTGGCACTTGCTGCCCTAATCGTGG GGCTCTGGCTGGGTCTCAGACCGAGTAATGCCAAGTTGGAGAAAACGAAAATGTTCTTCTTTTATGGACCAAGTTTTGCTGACAACAAAGTTTACGAGCTCAATGACACAGCAACAGTGCTCAAACATCCCAAATTCGACACAAACAGACCTACAG TGCTGTATTTACACGGGTATTTGGAATCGATGGAAGTGGAGAGTATCCAGGTGATAGCTGATGCCTATTTAGCACGAAATGATCACAATATCTTGATACTAGACTGGGCGGAATTAGCTGATGGAAACTATCTTATTGACGCATTTCCAAATCTAAAACCT CTGGCGAGTGCCCTTGCTGCTTGTATCTTGAAGATGGCCATGGATGGTCTTCGTTTGGACAAGTTCCATGTTGTGGGACACTCAATGGGGGGCCAATTGGCGGGATATATTGGACGGGAAGTGATTAAGCAGTCTGAGAAGGGTGCTAAACTCAAAAGAATAACAGCCCTCGATCCCGCCTTTCCCGGATTCTACTTCCCGCTGAAGTTTACAGGTGCTCTCAATAGCAAAGATGCTGACTTTGTGGATGTCATTCACACAGATGCCTGGCTCTATGGAGCACCTTTTGCCACTGGACATGTGGACTTCTGGCCAAATAGGGGCAAAACCCTACAACCCGGATGCCCCAAGAGGAACTACAAAATGCTCACGGACAACGATTTGTGCAGCCATCGAAGATCCTGGAGATTCTGGGCTGAGAgtgtcactgagaaaaatcgaCCGAGTTTCCATTCAGTCAAATGCTCCTCCTGGGACAAATTCAAGGCTGGAGATTTTGACAAGAGTGAACCAGTTGTCCTCATGGGGATAGATTGTCCTTCAGG GATCTCAGGGAATTACTACCTTCAGACAAATGGGGAGCCGCCATATTCAAAGGGATCCTCAGGAACCAGCTACGCCGCCTGA
- the LOC129806274 gene encoding lipase member I isoform X2 — translation MKKVKNTSRLWLGLRPSNAKLEKTKMFFFYGPSFADNKVYELNDTATVLKHPKFDTNRPTVLYLHGYLESMEVESIQVIADAYLARNDHNILILDWAELADGNYLIDAFPNLKPLASALAACILKMAMDGLRLDKFHVVGHSMGGQLAGYIGREVIKQSEKGAKLKRITALDPAFPGFYFPLKFTGALNSKDADFVDVIHTDAWLYGAPFATGHVDFWPNRGKTLQPGCPKRNYKMLTDNDLCSHRRSWRFWAESVTEKNRPSFHSVKCSSWDKFKAGDFDKSEPVVLMGIDCPSGISGNYYLQTNGEPPYSKGSSGTSYAA, via the exons ATGAAGAAAGTCAAAAACACTTCAA GGCTCTGGCTGGGTCTCAGACCGAGTAATGCCAAGTTGGAGAAAACGAAAATGTTCTTCTTTTATGGACCAAGTTTTGCTGACAACAAAGTTTACGAGCTCAATGACACAGCAACAGTGCTCAAACATCCCAAATTCGACACAAACAGACCTACAG TGCTGTATTTACACGGGTATTTGGAATCGATGGAAGTGGAGAGTATCCAGGTGATAGCTGATGCCTATTTAGCACGAAATGATCACAATATCTTGATACTAGACTGGGCGGAATTAGCTGATGGAAACTATCTTATTGACGCATTTCCAAATCTAAAACCT CTGGCGAGTGCCCTTGCTGCTTGTATCTTGAAGATGGCCATGGATGGTCTTCGTTTGGACAAGTTCCATGTTGTGGGACACTCAATGGGGGGCCAATTGGCGGGATATATTGGACGGGAAGTGATTAAGCAGTCTGAGAAGGGTGCTAAACTCAAAAGAATAACAGCCCTCGATCCCGCCTTTCCCGGATTCTACTTCCCGCTGAAGTTTACAGGTGCTCTCAATAGCAAAGATGCTGACTTTGTGGATGTCATTCACACAGATGCCTGGCTCTATGGAGCACCTTTTGCCACTGGACATGTGGACTTCTGGCCAAATAGGGGCAAAACCCTACAACCCGGATGCCCCAAGAGGAACTACAAAATGCTCACGGACAACGATTTGTGCAGCCATCGAAGATCCTGGAGATTCTGGGCTGAGAgtgtcactgagaaaaatcgaCCGAGTTTCCATTCAGTCAAATGCTCCTCCTGGGACAAATTCAAGGCTGGAGATTTTGACAAGAGTGAACCAGTTGTCCTCATGGGGATAGATTGTCCTTCAGG GATCTCAGGGAATTACTACCTTCAGACAAATGGGGAGCCGCCATATTCAAAGGGATCCTCAGGAACCAGCTACGCCGCCTGA